From Roseburia hominis, the proteins below share one genomic window:
- the glgB gene encoding 1,4-alpha-glucan branching protein GlgB — protein MQQEFYTGHLFEMYQYFGAHRETDGFRFRVFAPGASGVTVMGEFSDWQEFPMYQENQSGVYVSAPVKAEYGQMYKYCIYTRDQRRVEHCDPYGFQMELRPGDCSILTDLHAYTFHDEKWLRERSAGYDRALNVYEIHAGSWRKKGEGYEDWYTYSELADRLIPYVKQNHYTHIELMPLSEHPFDGSWGYQNTGFFAPTSRYGTPDQLKEFVDRCHQEGIGVIMDFVPVHFAVDSYGLREFDGTCLYEYPNAAVGESEWGSCNFMHSRGEIRCFLQSAANYWLSEFHFDGLRMDAVSRLIYWQGDEERGVNGTTLDFLKVMNQGLKERHPTAMLIAEDSTSYPGVTKPVYEGGLGFDYKWDLGFMHDTLEYFQSAPEYRTRDYHKLTFSMMYYYNERYMLEYCHDEVVHGKATILQKMNGEYETKFPQARAMYMYMMAHPGKKLNFMGNEFGQLREWDESREQDWDMLKYPNHDAFHHYMMELNRIYCENDAFHYDYDPQNFSWADCHQEGRCIYAIRRRGEKKDFLAVFNFSDVTQRAYAVALEKEGTVKIELNSDWEEYGGTTKKTYSLKKGQIKEKMLTLDLPPFSGVLLSVLMEEKAKESIVKAEK, from the coding sequence ATGCAGCAGGAATTTTATACAGGACATCTTTTTGAAATGTATCAGTATTTTGGAGCACATAGGGAAACAGACGGGTTCCGGTTTCGGGTATTTGCTCCCGGAGCGTCCGGTGTTACGGTGATGGGAGAGTTCAGTGATTGGCAGGAGTTCCCGATGTATCAGGAGAATCAAAGCGGAGTTTATGTCTCGGCTCCGGTCAAGGCCGAGTACGGGCAGATGTACAAATATTGCATTTATACCAGGGACCAAAGACGGGTAGAACACTGTGACCCTTACGGGTTCCAGATGGAGCTGCGCCCGGGAGACTGCTCCATTCTGACGGATCTTCATGCGTATACATTTCACGATGAGAAGTGGCTTCGTGAGCGGAGCGCCGGATACGACAGGGCGCTGAACGTTTATGAGATTCATGCCGGATCATGGAGAAAAAAGGGAGAAGGGTATGAGGACTGGTATACCTATTCTGAGCTGGCGGACAGGCTGATTCCTTACGTAAAACAGAACCATTATACACATATTGAGCTGATGCCGTTATCCGAGCACCCCTTTGACGGGTCCTGGGGATATCAGAATACCGGATTTTTTGCGCCGACTTCACGCTATGGAACGCCGGATCAGTTAAAAGAATTTGTGGACCGCTGCCATCAGGAGGGAATCGGTGTTATCATGGATTTTGTTCCGGTACATTTTGCGGTCGACAGTTATGGACTTAGGGAGTTTGATGGTACCTGTCTGTACGAGTATCCCAATGCGGCAGTGGGAGAGAGCGAGTGGGGAAGCTGCAATTTCATGCATTCCCGCGGAGAGATCCGGTGTTTCCTGCAGTCCGCGGCAAATTATTGGCTGAGCGAATTCCATTTTGACGGACTTCGCATGGACGCTGTGAGCAGGTTGATTTACTGGCAGGGCGATGAAGAGCGCGGGGTAAATGGTACGACGCTCGATTTCCTGAAGGTCATGAACCAGGGACTCAAGGAGAGACACCCGACCGCCATGTTGATTGCAGAGGATTCCACCTCCTACCCGGGCGTGACAAAACCGGTGTATGAGGGTGGACTTGGGTTCGATTACAAGTGGGATCTGGGATTTATGCATGATACGCTGGAGTATTTCCAGAGTGCGCCCGAGTACCGCACGCGGGATTACCATAAACTGACGTTTTCCATGATGTACTATTATAATGAGAGATATATGCTGGAATATTGTCATGATGAGGTCGTACACGGAAAAGCAACAATCCTGCAGAAAATGAATGGAGAATATGAGACAAAATTCCCCCAGGCAAGGGCAATGTACATGTATATGATGGCCCACCCGGGCAAGAAGCTGAATTTTATGGGAAATGAGTTCGGCCAGCTCCGCGAGTGGGACGAAAGCCGGGAGCAGGACTGGGATATGCTGAAATATCCGAATCATGATGCCTTCCACCATTATATGATGGAGCTTAACCGCATTTATTGTGAAAATGATGCCTTCCATTACGATTACGATCCGCAGAATTTTAGCTGGGCGGACTGCCATCAGGAAGGGCGGTGCATCTATGCAATCAGGCGGCGGGGAGAGAAGAAGGATTTTCTTGCAGTATTTAATTTCTCAGATGTGACGCAGAGGGCGTATGCGGTGGCTTTGGAAAAGGAGGGAACAGTAAAGATCGAACTGAATTCTGACTGGGAGGAGTATGGCGGTACGACGAAAAAGACATACAGCCTGAAAAAAGGCCAGATTAAGGAGAAGATGTTGACGCTGGATCTGCCGCCGTTTTCCGGAGTTTTGTTGTCTGTTTTAATGGAAGAAAAGGCTAAAGAAAGCATTGTAAAGGCAGAAAAATAA
- a CDS encoding sugar-binding domain-containing protein, translated as MNLQDTLRSARIFVKKEKLRPLTTIWGEKLVPAKVRDEYPRPQMVRDDYTILNGYWDYTLVSSRKRTVLQKGRILVPFSPEASLSEAGFQLKPNQTLIYERALPADVRPDDDSRCILHFGAVDQLARVLINGRQAIAHLGGYLPFSVDITEYLKEEDNILQVQVEDVSDTSSRSVGKQRLKRGGMFYTAQSGIWQTVWLERVPAIHITDLRLTPHYDKETVHVAITLNRPLPVYHGCEPVTCHVIDQNGVVISKGTCTNHSDSLCEYTCYCDVDQMISWTPENPYLYHLKVCAGSDEVTGYFAMRQYSVELDEKHYPRFCLNHKPLFLTGVLDQGYWPDGLYTAPSDEALIYDIQSMKKLGFNMIRKHVKIECARWYYHCDRLGMIVWQDMVSGGKYSAPLMTWLPALFPAFKRKLNDHFYLLLGRKSQRGQEEFIRECRESVAALRCFPCISTWCIFNEGWGQFDTKKLTRLFRDMDPARLIDSASGWFDRRQGDFRSEHNYFARQFVAPDKRAFIISELGGYSCQVPGHTSSRSVYGYKLFPDEETFRRAYDKLMREEIEPLKNKGLCGIVYTQLSDIEEETNGLLTYDRKVCKL; from the coding sequence ATGAATCTGCAGGATACTCTTAGAAGTGCACGAATATTTGTAAAAAAAGAAAAATTGCGCCCTCTTACCACCATTTGGGGTGAGAAGCTTGTGCCTGCCAAAGTCCGGGACGAATATCCCCGCCCTCAGATGGTAAGAGATGATTATACGATCCTGAACGGGTATTGGGATTATACTTTAGTTTCCTCTCGTAAACGTACCGTTTTACAGAAAGGCAGGATTCTCGTTCCCTTTTCACCCGAGGCGTCTTTATCCGAAGCCGGATTTCAATTAAAACCGAATCAGACTTTGATTTATGAGCGTGCTCTTCCGGCAGATGTAAGGCCGGACGACGACAGCCGCTGTATCCTTCATTTCGGCGCCGTAGACCAGCTTGCCCGCGTACTGATCAACGGGCGGCAGGCCATCGCTCATCTTGGCGGCTATCTGCCATTTTCCGTAGATATCACGGAATATTTAAAGGAGGAAGACAATATACTTCAGGTTCAGGTGGAAGACGTTTCCGACACCTCCAGCCGAAGCGTTGGCAAACAGCGTTTAAAACGGGGAGGAATGTTCTACACGGCCCAGAGCGGCATCTGGCAGACAGTGTGGCTGGAGAGGGTGCCCGCGATTCATATCACGGATCTTAGGCTGACCCCGCATTACGACAAGGAGACGGTCCACGTAGCTATCACCTTGAATCGTCCGCTCCCTGTATATCACGGCTGCGAACCGGTGACCTGCCATGTGATTGATCAGAACGGAGTGGTCATTTCCAAGGGAACCTGTACCAACCATTCCGATTCCCTTTGCGAATATACCTGCTACTGCGACGTGGATCAGATGATTTCCTGGACTCCTGAGAATCCCTACCTTTATCATCTGAAGGTCTGTGCGGGCAGTGACGAGGTCACCGGATATTTTGCCATGCGGCAGTATTCCGTTGAACTCGATGAAAAGCACTATCCCCGCTTCTGCCTTAACCACAAGCCGCTGTTTTTGACAGGCGTTCTCGACCAGGGATATTGGCCCGACGGCCTGTATACTGCGCCGTCAGACGAGGCGCTGATCTATGATATTCAGTCCATGAAAAAGCTGGGCTTTAATATGATACGCAAACACGTTAAGATCGAATGTGCCAGGTGGTATTACCATTGCGACCGTCTGGGCATGATCGTATGGCAGGATATGGTAAGCGGCGGCAAATATTCTGCCCCGCTCATGACATGGCTCCCGGCCCTGTTTCCGGCCTTCAAACGCAAATTAAACGACCACTTTTATCTGCTTCTCGGTAGGAAAAGTCAGCGCGGCCAGGAGGAATTTATTCGGGAATGCAGGGAATCGGTGGCAGCGCTTCGATGTTTCCCCTGCATCAGCACCTGGTGTATTTTTAACGAGGGCTGGGGACAATTTGACACCAAAAAACTGACGCGCCTGTTCCGTGATATGGACCCTGCCCGGCTTATCGATTCCGCAAGCGGATGGTTCGACCGAAGGCAGGGTGATTTCAGAAGTGAACATAACTATTTTGCCAGGCAATTTGTAGCTCCGGATAAGCGGGCGTTTATCATATCCGAGCTTGGCGGCTACTCCTGCCAGGTACCAGGTCACACCAGTTCCCGCAGTGTATACGGGTATAAGCTCTTTCCCGACGAGGAGACCTTCCGGAGGGCTTACGACAAACTGATGAGGGAAGAGATAGAGCCGTTGAAAAACAAAGGGCTTTGCGGGATTGTATATACGCAGCTCTCGGATATTGAGGAGGAGACCAATGGTCTTCTGACCTATGACCGAAAAGTATGCAAACTGTGA
- a CDS encoding phosphatase, with the protein MKIVLDTHTHTLVSGHAYNTIREMAMMAKEKGLEALAITDHAPNMPGSCHSFYFQNLDAVPRKMYGVRLFMGTELNIMDELGTVDLEQPVLSKLDLVIASVHTPCFKSARTIEKVTAAYIAAMENPLVNIIGHPDDGRYPVDYDLLVRKAKETGTILELNDTSLKPGGFRADTRENDKKMLKKCKEYQVPITIGSDAHMDVDIADFTLALELLKECEFPEELVINTSVAKLEKMLAI; encoded by the coding sequence ATGAAAATAGTTTTAGATACGCACACGCATACATTGGTAAGCGGACATGCTTATAACACCATTCGGGAGATGGCGATGATGGCAAAGGAAAAAGGGCTCGAGGCGCTGGCGATTACAGATCATGCGCCGAATATGCCGGGAAGCTGTCATTCCTTTTACTTCCAGAATCTTGATGCAGTGCCTCGGAAGATGTACGGAGTCAGATTATTCATGGGAACAGAGCTGAATATCATGGACGAGCTGGGAACAGTGGATCTGGAACAGCCGGTCCTTAGTAAGCTGGATCTGGTGATTGCAAGCGTACATACCCCTTGTTTTAAAAGCGCACGGACCATTGAGAAGGTGACGGCAGCTTACATAGCTGCGATGGAGAATCCGCTGGTCAACATCATCGGCCACCCAGATGACGGAAGATACCCTGTGGATTATGACCTGTTAGTGAGAAAAGCAAAGGAAACTGGAACGATCCTGGAACTGAATGACACTTCCCTAAAGCCAGGCGGGTTCCGCGCAGATACCAGGGAAAATGATAAAAAGATGCTGAAAAAATGTAAGGAATACCAGGTACCAATCACGATCGGAAGCGATGCACATATGGACGTGGATATCGCAGATTTTACACTGGCTTTGGAACTCTTGAAGGAGTGTGAATTTCCGGAGGAGCTGGTGATCAATACGTCGGTCGCGAAACTGGAAAAAATGCTTGCCATCTAG